In Porites lutea chromosome 1, jaPorLute2.1, whole genome shotgun sequence, a single genomic region encodes these proteins:
- the LOC140939486 gene encoding small ribosomal subunit protein uS15m-like, with protein MTLPQRLKNLGSFWAFRSFLSVKEVYPATRFHGKLVTRCSELCGRRLSTVNLNADSWRSGRKYIRGYENIPELESAPEEVKRVFSLQNANQFEHRKVAIEKVREQYADDAERKIAELSLKIEAVKKHNNTGRNSKKDKHNKVFLNWLISQRKKKLGHLKNGRFERYLVLSKELDLPLLESPHTKWNKYKFRKFKIGVEIKEKKRFPK; from the exons ATGACTCTCCCTCAACGCTTGAAAAATCTGGGATCATTTTGGGCTTTTCGGAGCTTTCTGTCTGTCAAGGAAG tcTATCCTGCCACCAGATTTCATGGCAAGCTTGTCACAAGATGTTCAGAGCTTTGTGGTAGAAGATTAAGCACAGTTAATTTAAATG CTGATAGCTGGAGAAGTGGCAGAAAATATATCCGAGGATATGAAAACATACCTGAACTTGAAAG tgCCCCTGAGGAAGTTAAAAGAGTGTTTAGTCTGCAAAATGCAAATCAG TTTGAACATCGGAAAGTTGCCATTGAAAAAGTAAGAGAACAATACGCTGATGATGCAGAGAGGAAAA TTGCAGAATTGTCACTGAAAATTGAAGCAGTGAAAAAGCATAACAATACAGGGAGGAATTCGAAAAAG GATAAACACAATAAAGTATTTCTTAACTGGTTAATAAGTCAACGAAAAAAGAAACTAGGCCATCTCAAGAACGGTCGGTTTGAGCGTTACCTGGTGTTATCAAAAGAACTGGACCTTCCTCTTCTGGAGAGCCCGCATACAAAATGGAACAAATACAAGTTCAGAAAGTTCAAAATAGGCGttgaaattaaagagaaaaagagattcccTAAGTGA